From the Lycorma delicatula isolate Av1 chromosome 4, ASM4794821v1, whole genome shotgun sequence genome, the window ACAATTgggattttcatatttcattccTACGCCAAAATTTATGTATCTGAATATCATATTCGACCTAAAATCAACTAAAAGTCTCCTTAAATAGTCGCAAGACACACAATCCAATGAGTATatcgtatttaattaataatttttccaaacgtttattgcagtaattaaaaacaaatattgaactttattattgtttattttataataagaaatttaagtaaataaggcctaatgaaaataaagtatatcTGTGGAAAAGGATATACATCGTAATGTGTTTTATTCATGcgttcatatatttataaagagaatGGATTTATTCGAATTATCTTCCACCAGAATTACTTACTAGCGTTTATATCTGGCCATTAACTATGGCATTTTTAATGGCTGCTTACTCTGAACTATATTttgatgtgaaatttaattaaatattgcccttttatttatttacagattatagTTTTCCAGAAGCAGAATCTTTGGGAAAACATTTAGAAACACTGTCAGTTTTACATATCGAAATTGTTGagcaaacaaaatatattgttgtAAATCCAGTAACAGATCCCAAGGAAGGATTGAAGTTAAGAAAACATGAATCTATTCTTCTCTTCAAAGCTTTGCctcaaatagttaataaaatagagAATACGCCATTTCTTGAAATTGACGTAAatctaatatgaaaaatattaaattaaaaatataaatataaactgaaaatatttttacaatgtataattagaaatcttaaaatatatttggcaatgttatttttaaaaggttttcaaaatgtatataaaaaaaaacaacactgaaTATGATttcattctaataaaatattgtacttacatgaaacgtttttttttttaacgtataataaaactttaacctTTCCCAAATACTACTTGGGAAAGACTATACTTGTTATAGAAGTGAAACTTTCATCGAGTTCCGAAAAGAAAATTTTCCGGATAACGTCATCTTTTAAATGGTACACCAGTCTGAAGCTTAAACAAGAtagatttaattgaaataaaatcaatccaagttaaaaaaagggcttaataaaaaattatttaaaaatctcaattcttaaatatttacgaCAGATCATCATAACta encodes:
- the LOC142324124 gene encoding uncharacterized protein LOC142324124 isoform X4, which translates into the protein MLHWMKVKHFYNKSFMINFWIEMNSEDTQSKIIVVCSLVNITIDNLKNGIVYASLKESERLLYYSFPEAESLGKHLETLSVLHIEIVEQTKYIVVNPVTDPKEGLKLRKHESILLFKALPQIVNKIENTPFLEIDVNLI